The proteins below are encoded in one region of Sulfolobus islandicus Y.N.15.51:
- a CDS encoding phytoene/squalene synthase family protein, with amino-acid sequence MKDQLNSIFKKSSITYYNSTLLFPREIRRDVTKLYAFVRVFDDLVDSVPQKVKEFYSLRELYYKELDNGSSGDVVLSNFVEMMRRRGFKEEWVEAFLNSMESDLKKKVYYTIDETLGYMWGSAEVVGLMMMKILNLRDEAAYYARMLGRAMQYLNFIRDVREDMEMGRQYLPVNEMKEFKVSSLLECNEAFKEFMRFNLKRYFFFQKEAERGYHMIPSRYLIAVKTAGDMYKWTARRIMADPCVVNRMKVKPKRRRVLAQGLYNFLGVPIWNLISFHRI; translated from the coding sequence ATGAAGGATCAGCTTAACAGCATTTTCAAGAAGAGCAGCATAACTTACTATAACAGCACGTTACTTTTCCCTCGAGAGATTAGGAGAGATGTGACAAAACTTTATGCTTTCGTTCGAGTTTTTGATGATCTAGTTGACTCCGTTCCGCAAAAGGTTAAAGAATTTTACTCACTCAGAGAATTATATTATAAGGAACTTGATAACGGTTCTAGCGGAGACGTAGTATTATCAAATTTCGTTGAGATGATGAGGAGAAGAGGATTTAAAGAGGAATGGGTTGAGGCATTCTTAAACTCTATGGAGAGTGACTTAAAGAAGAAAGTATACTATACAATAGACGAGACCTTAGGCTACATGTGGGGATCTGCAGAGGTAGTGGGTCTTATGATGATGAAAATACTTAACTTAAGGGATGAAGCTGCATACTACGCTAGAATGTTAGGTAGAGCAATGCAATATCTAAACTTCATTAGAGATGTAAGAGAAGACATGGAAATGGGAAGACAATATTTGCCTGTTAACGAAATGAAGGAATTCAAGGTTTCAAGTCTGCTAGAGTGCAACGAAGCTTTCAAGGAATTCATGAGATTTAACCTCAAAAGGTATTTCTTCTTTCAAAAGGAAGCCGAAAGGGGATATCATATGATACCTAGTAGATATTTGATTGCAGTAAAAACTGCTGGCGATATGTATAAGTGGACCGCAAGGAGGATAATGGCCGATCCTTGTGTGGTCAATAGAATGAAGGTAAAACCTAAAAGGAGAAGAGTGCTAGCTCAAGGTTTATATAATTTCTTGGGTGTACCTATTTGGAATTTAATATCTTTCCACCGCATTTAG
- a CDS encoding sterol desaturase family protein yields the protein MLETLELTAIGILSFFGMEFLARFLHKYVMHGALWFLHEDHHRKKQAELEKNDAFGIIFAGIAILLIAEWLRTGNPLPFAVAVGMTAYGAAYAFVHDMIIHDRHLHLRSWGLRHQPFRELILVHDVHHRDGRGNWGFLLVIRGIDKIPEEARQKA from the coding sequence ATGTTAGAAACGTTAGAGCTCACTGCAATCGGAATCCTCTCCTTCTTCGGAATGGAATTCTTAGCCAGATTTCTTCATAAGTATGTAATGCACGGAGCTCTTTGGTTCCTACACGAGGATCATCATAGAAAGAAACAAGCTGAACTTGAAAAGAACGATGCATTTGGAATAATTTTCGCGGGCATTGCAATACTCTTGATTGCTGAGTGGTTAAGAACTGGAAATCCGCTTCCTTTTGCAGTGGCTGTAGGAATGACAGCTTACGGTGCTGCTTACGCTTTTGTGCACGATATGATAATACACGACAGGCATTTACATTTACGTTCTTGGGGTTTAAGACACCAACCCTTTAGGGAGTTAATACTTGTTCATGACGTACATCATCGTGATGGGAGAGGAAATTGGGGTTTCCTTCTGGTAATAAGAGGAATAGATAAGATACCGGAGGAAGCGAGGCAAAAGGCATGA
- a CDS encoding phytoene desaturase family protein → MKVVIVGAGIGGLSTALYLRKKGEEVTVIEKLDQPGGRARSFSHEEFSFDMGPSWYLMPEVFEKFFHEVGEEPPQIMKVNPLFSLYTGKLNVLERSEEFNHDLSQFKDFESYLEDTQFMYSLAMEKFLFKEMKFSDFLDPAIIRNLKRFPIFTSLDSFNRRYFSDDFLLKALGFSSVFLGGSPFNTPAVYAIVNYAIYGKGVYYPKGGFAGYVTKLFEACKKSGVQFKFNHEVDKIDVDNDKVISVRSGEDVERGDVFIFNMDYHYADTLLPMEYTMRGESYWERRKLSPSAVLAYVGVEGEVNAPHHGIFINGNWKLHFDSISKGNEPDPENMSYYVSYRKATDSSLKGKDLVFLIPVSPGLLLPNYQDYVRKVIDDFKAKTRSSFHIKYEKIYRPVNFEEDYNAYKGSAFGLSHALDQTGPFRLPMKNRKLSNLFYVGQYTQPGIGVPMVTISAMIVGDKILNWSKK, encoded by the coding sequence ATGAAAGTAGTAATAGTAGGAGCTGGAATAGGGGGACTTTCAACTGCCCTTTATTTAAGAAAGAAGGGAGAGGAAGTAACTGTAATAGAAAAGTTGGATCAGCCAGGTGGAAGGGCTCGAAGCTTCTCACATGAGGAATTCTCATTTGACATGGGACCATCATGGTACTTGATGCCTGAAGTCTTCGAAAAATTCTTCCATGAGGTAGGAGAGGAACCCCCTCAAATAATGAAAGTTAACCCTTTATTTTCCTTATATACGGGAAAGTTAAACGTTCTAGAGAGAAGCGAGGAATTTAATCATGACCTTTCTCAGTTTAAGGACTTTGAAAGCTACTTGGAAGACACTCAATTCATGTATTCTCTGGCTATGGAGAAATTCCTATTTAAAGAGATGAAATTTTCGGATTTCCTCGATCCAGCAATAATAAGGAACTTAAAAAGGTTTCCAATATTTACCAGCTTGGATTCATTTAACAGGAGATATTTCTCCGACGATTTTCTATTGAAGGCTTTAGGTTTCTCCTCAGTTTTTCTTGGAGGTTCTCCTTTCAACACCCCAGCAGTTTATGCAATAGTAAATTATGCAATATACGGAAAGGGAGTTTACTACCCCAAAGGAGGATTTGCAGGATACGTAACTAAACTATTTGAAGCTTGTAAGAAGTCCGGAGTTCAATTCAAGTTCAATCATGAGGTAGATAAGATAGACGTAGATAACGATAAGGTCATTTCTGTTAGATCAGGTGAAGACGTGGAAAGAGGAGACGTGTTCATATTTAACATGGATTATCATTACGCTGATACTCTGCTCCCTATGGAATACACAATGAGGGGAGAATCCTACTGGGAGAGAAGAAAACTTTCTCCATCTGCAGTCTTAGCTTATGTTGGAGTTGAAGGAGAAGTTAATGCTCCACATCACGGAATCTTCATCAACGGAAATTGGAAATTACACTTTGATTCAATTTCTAAGGGAAATGAACCTGACCCTGAAAATATGTCTTACTACGTAAGTTATAGGAAAGCTACTGACAGCTCTTTGAAGGGAAAGGACTTGGTATTTCTTATACCAGTTTCTCCTGGACTTTTACTTCCAAATTATCAAGATTATGTCAGAAAAGTAATTGATGATTTCAAAGCAAAAACTAGAAGTAGCTTCCATATAAAATACGAAAAGATATATAGACCCGTGAACTTCGAAGAGGATTATAACGCATATAAGGGGTCTGCCTTCGGATTATCTCATGCTTTAGATCAGACAGGTCCATTTAGACTTCCTATGAAAAACAGAAAACTATCTAATTTGTTCTATGTTGGTCAATACACCCAGCCTGGAATAGGAGTTCCTATGGTAACTATATCTGCCATGATCGTAGGAGATAAAATATTAAACTGGTCTAAAAAATAG
- a CDS encoding APC family permease, whose amino-acid sequence MGENSVFTRESSGLIKDVNGIDTVILNLGNISAGVALYTSISPYIPQGGIIWIAAIIGLILTLPQAYIYSYLSGKIARTGGDYVWFSRTFNGFLGTTMAFALMIESTAYFALIAFFFSQAIGSVLSTIGMMDGITSLVSISNTLSAPVYSYLLGAMIFGIAIGFNILKAKWGYALVTVSGLIAMAATIVAMVVLAMNLGDFHTAISKFISVEGITPPSNYASSVAPFSLVATIGILPIIAIFTYPWMQATPAVAAEVKKVKFVKYGVFVPLLITGALVTLGFFLMYQAGGYAFTNYKFINNRFTYTFWTVAMGLTNSLPLQLFMGIGLLMWEFSILAYGVVVFARYIFAMAFDRVFPEIFTRLNKGGSPVYTHAFDLALTLGLLVFPVVSISGATSLYGAIVIGMVYFMVVSIAALLYGSKNKAPALMVASVIEIAYFLFLTYEAVTNPTFGFVNSNGTPNPITLAFVILSFVIGALIFLASKFYNKKRGVDIDLAYKEIPPE is encoded by the coding sequence ATGGGAGAAAATTCAGTTTTCACGCGTGAATCTTCCGGTCTCATAAAGGACGTAAACGGTATAGATACAGTTATACTAAATCTTGGAAATATATCAGCTGGGGTTGCACTATACACTAGCATAAGCCCTTATATTCCTCAAGGAGGAATCATTTGGATTGCAGCAATTATAGGTTTGATCCTAACTCTACCTCAAGCTTACATTTACAGCTATCTTAGTGGTAAGATCGCTAGAACGGGTGGAGACTACGTTTGGTTTTCCAGAACCTTTAACGGTTTTTTGGGAACTACAATGGCATTTGCTCTTATGATTGAATCTACGGCATACTTCGCTCTTATAGCCTTCTTTTTCTCTCAGGCAATAGGTTCAGTTCTAAGCACTATAGGAATGATGGATGGAATAACTTCTCTGGTATCGATATCAAATACACTTAGCGCGCCTGTGTATTCTTACTTGTTAGGTGCAATGATATTTGGAATAGCGATAGGCTTCAACATACTGAAGGCAAAGTGGGGTTATGCTTTAGTGACAGTAAGTGGTTTGATAGCAATGGCAGCTACAATAGTAGCAATGGTAGTTTTAGCTATGAATTTAGGAGACTTTCATACTGCAATATCTAAGTTCATCTCAGTTGAGGGAATTACTCCTCCTTCAAACTATGCATCCTCTGTGGCTCCGTTTAGCTTAGTTGCTACAATTGGAATTCTTCCCATCATTGCAATATTCACATATCCATGGATGCAGGCAACTCCTGCTGTCGCCGCCGAAGTGAAAAAGGTGAAGTTTGTAAAGTACGGAGTCTTCGTTCCTCTCTTAATAACTGGTGCTCTAGTGACTCTAGGCTTCTTCTTGATGTATCAAGCTGGAGGATACGCATTCACAAATTATAAGTTCATAAATAACAGATTCACCTATACCTTCTGGACCGTAGCTATGGGGCTCACAAACAGTTTACCGCTTCAGCTTTTCATGGGAATAGGCTTGTTAATGTGGGAGTTCTCAATTCTAGCTTACGGTGTAGTTGTCTTCGCCAGATACATATTTGCAATGGCCTTCGATAGAGTGTTCCCAGAGATATTTACAAGGTTAAACAAAGGAGGATCTCCGGTTTATACTCATGCTTTTGATCTTGCTCTCACCCTGGGATTATTAGTGTTCCCCGTAGTTTCAATATCAGGCGCCACTTCACTTTACGGTGCAATAGTAATTGGAATGGTATATTTTATGGTGGTAAGTATAGCTGCACTCCTATACGGTTCTAAGAATAAAGCCCCAGCTCTGATGGTTGCTTCCGTTATTGAAATTGCTTACTTCCTGTTCTTAACATATGAAGCAGTAACGAATCCAACATTTGGCTTCGTAAATTCCAATGGAACTCCAAATCCCATTACCTTAGCTTTCGTAATCCTTTCCTTCGTAATAGGAGCATTGATATTTCTTGCATCTAAGTTCTATAATAAGAAAAGAGGAGTCGATATAGACTTAGCATATAAGGAAATACCTCCAGAGTGA
- a CDS encoding type II toxin-antitoxin system RelE family toxin has protein sequence MVCEKWELKFLFRKRITNLEELSEFLAKEFPHEEVIMLIFDKLYLLREDPKKYAREKLKNQTDKDGRPLFSIEVTGDIRIVYSFEPKNCTVFIWRIGNHKKAYRF, from the coding sequence GTGGTTTGCGAGAAGTGGGAATTGAAATTCTTGTTTAGGAAGAGGATAACTAATCTTGAAGAATTATCGGAATTTTTAGCTAAGGAATTTCCTCATGAAGAAGTTATAATGTTAATCTTTGATAAATTGTATTTGCTCAGAGAAGACCCCAAAAAGTATGCCAGGGAGAAATTAAAGAACCAAACTGATAAGGACGGAAGGCCTTTATTCTCTATAGAAGTTACTGGAGATATAAGGATAGTCTATAGTTTTGAGCCAAAAAATTGTACTGTATTCATTTGGAGGATTGGGAACCATAAGAAAGCTTACCGTTTCTAG
- a CDS encoding IS1-like element ISC796 family transposase: protein MGRKPVFRQDVSCPSCGSHHVVKCGRPLGRQKFLCRDCGKYFLGDASYHHHSRKLREEALRMYANGMSMRAISRVLNVPLGTVFTWIKRYGRKKHEKLVELWGRAKELVKGKVVAKVVDEMWTYLYKNARAFYKWVFTCYVYTKLGVYLIYSVGDRDESTFLEVKKYLPDEGRWVSDDYNLYFWLKDHTVVSPVNPNESFHSSLRDRLIRFKRTTKAVNRSIRTMMYSIALVLWERRLIPEFVA from the coding sequence ATGGGTAGGAAGCCTGTATTTAGGCAAGACGTTTCTTGTCCCTCTTGTGGTAGTCATCATGTTGTTAAGTGTGGTAGGCCTTTGGGTAGGCAGAAGTTTTTGTGTAGGGATTGTGGTAAGTACTTCTTGGGTGATGCTAGTTATCATCATCATTCTAGGAAGTTGAGGGAGGAGGCTTTGAGAATGTATGCTAATGGTATGAGTATGAGGGCTATTTCTAGGGTGCTTAACGTACCTCTTGGTACTGTTTTCACTTGGATTAAGCGTTATGGTAGGAAAAAGCATGAGAAGTTGGTTGAGTTGTGGGGTAGGGCTAAGGAGCTGGTCAAGGGTAAGGTTGTTGCTAAGGTTGTTGATGAGATGTGGACTTACTTGTACAAGAATGCTAGGGCTTTTTACAAGTGGGTTTTCACTTGTTACGTGTACACGAAGCTGGGAGTTTACCTCATTTACTCTGTGGGGGATAGGGATGAGAGTACTTTCCTTGAGGTCAAAAAGTATTTGCCTGACGAGGGTAGATGGGTGAGCGATGATTATAACTTGTACTTCTGGTTGAAAGACCACACGGTTGTCTCGCCAGTTAACCCGAACGAGTCCTTTCATTCCTCATTAAGGGATAGGCTAATTAGATTCAAGAGAACAACGAAGGCAGTAAATAGGAGCATTCGCACCATGATGTACTCCATAGCCCTAGTCTTATGGGAGAGAAGGTTAATCCCAGAATTTGTAGCTTAA
- a CDS encoding DNA-binding protein, translating to MQKLQNTEKILIILSHGCATLESLEEKTRIPRDELLVYLTRLYKRGLIYRKWQKYGGKKFREYCLKYRDELG from the coding sequence GTGCAAAAACTCCAGAATACTGAGAAAATACTGATAATTTTATCTCACGGCTGTGCAACTTTAGAGAGCCTTGAAGAGAAAACTAGAATACCGCGTGATGAGTTACTAGTATACTTAACGAGACTGTACAAGAGGGGGTTAATTTATCGTAAGTGGCAGAAATATGGAGGTAAAAAGTTCAGGGAATACTGTTTAAAATATCGTGATGAGTTAGGGTAA
- the coaBC gene encoding bifunctional phosphopantothenoylcysteine decarboxylase/phosphopantothenate--cysteine ligase CoaBC: MHTYMTHPSKKIIGSVSKDLVDRKVLLAVTGSVAIYKSLDLARSLMRNGAEVSVIMSKDAAKLISPEMFKWATGNEVFTKLTGDLEHVSLAEDNDAMIVAPSTSNTIVKIAYGIADTPITATALNFVGMKKPLIIVPSMHLQMYISPQVADAVNRLKGIGVEIIEPNIIGDLAHYPELEYLTGRITSFILRGKDLSGLNILVTAGPTREYLDSVRFISNPSSGTMGISIANEAYFRGANVRVISGPISSKLEPYVRDIVRIETTEEMLNEVVKSIENDKFSVVILAGAPADYKFKNRSDTKIDSHTEIPKVELERTPKISEYIRKYNILLVGFSAETVNSDEELIEKAKIKMRRRGFDLIVANNVRRKDIGFSSEYNEVIVIDKAGNVRKIEKNFKTVVARKILDIVKEQLKR; encoded by the coding sequence ATGCACACATACATGACGCATCCTTCAAAGAAGATAATCGGGAGTGTAAGTAAGGATCTAGTTGATAGAAAGGTATTATTAGCAGTAACTGGAAGTGTAGCGATATATAAATCATTGGATTTGGCCAGAAGCTTAATGAGGAATGGTGCAGAAGTGAGCGTTATCATGAGTAAAGATGCAGCGAAACTAATTTCTCCAGAGATGTTTAAGTGGGCTACTGGGAATGAGGTATTTACTAAACTTACTGGTGACCTAGAACACGTTTCGTTGGCAGAAGATAATGATGCAATGATTGTAGCTCCCTCAACTTCAAATACTATAGTAAAGATAGCTTATGGAATAGCTGATACACCAATAACTGCTACTGCGTTGAATTTCGTTGGGATGAAAAAGCCCTTAATTATAGTTCCTTCAATGCATTTACAAATGTATATTTCGCCTCAAGTCGCAGATGCTGTAAATAGGTTAAAGGGGATAGGAGTAGAGATAATAGAACCAAATATAATAGGAGATTTAGCGCACTATCCGGAATTAGAATACTTAACCGGCAGAATAACCTCATTTATTTTGAGGGGAAAAGACTTATCTGGACTTAATATACTAGTTACTGCTGGACCTACACGTGAGTATTTAGACTCTGTCAGATTTATATCAAATCCCAGTAGCGGAACCATGGGGATATCTATTGCGAATGAAGCTTATTTTAGAGGAGCTAATGTTAGAGTTATTTCTGGTCCTATAAGTTCTAAGCTAGAACCTTACGTTAGGGATATAGTGCGTATAGAGACAACTGAGGAGATGCTTAATGAAGTTGTAAAAAGTATAGAAAATGACAAGTTTAGTGTTGTAATTTTAGCGGGAGCTCCTGCTGATTATAAGTTTAAAAATAGATCTGATACTAAGATAGACAGCCATACAGAAATACCAAAAGTTGAATTAGAAAGAACACCAAAAATTTCTGAATATATAAGGAAGTACAATATATTATTAGTAGGTTTTTCCGCAGAGACTGTAAATTCTGATGAGGAGTTGATTGAGAAAGCCAAAATTAAGATGAGAAGACGCGGATTTGATTTAATTGTGGCGAATAATGTTAGGAGGAAGGATATAGGATTTTCATCTGAATATAATGAAGTTATAGTTATAGATAAGGCTGGTAATGTAAGGAAGATAGAAAAGAATTTTAAGACGGTGGTAGCGAGAAAGATATTGGATATAGTAAAGGAGCAGTTAAAGAGATGA
- the rimI gene encoding ribosomal protein S18-alanine N-acetyltransferase, which translates to MELAEKDKGRDFTLRNARMDDIDQIIKINRLTLPENYPYYFFIEHLKEYGLAFFVAAVDDKVVGYIMPRIEWGFSNIKQLPSLVRKGHVVSIAVLEEYRRKGIATALLEASMKSMKNDYNAEEIYLEVRVTNYPAIALYEKLNFKKVKVLKGYYADGEDAYLMARQL; encoded by the coding sequence ATGGAGCTCGCTGAAAAAGATAAAGGAAGAGATTTCACACTAAGAAATGCAAGAATGGATGATATAGACCAAATAATAAAAATAAATAGACTAACACTACCAGAAAATTACCCATATTATTTTTTCATTGAACATTTAAAGGAATACGGCCTAGCATTTTTCGTAGCCGCAGTTGATGATAAAGTAGTAGGATATATAATGCCTAGAATAGAATGGGGATTTAGCAACATTAAGCAGCTACCCTCATTAGTTAGAAAAGGACATGTGGTTTCAATAGCGGTATTAGAAGAGTATAGAAGAAAAGGAATAGCTACTGCGTTATTAGAAGCCTCAATGAAAAGCATGAAAAATGACTATAATGCTGAGGAAATATATTTAGAAGTAAGAGTTACCAACTATCCTGCAATTGCTCTATATGAGAAACTGAACTTCAAGAAAGTTAAGGTGCTAAAAGGTTACTATGCTGATGGAGAAGATGCCTATCTTATGGCAAGACAACTCTAG
- a CDS encoding metallophosphoesterase family protein — protein MNGIARKIILIAGFPCNLDLINLVNEFDADLFIGLGDIECPQFIRNFIGIIGDMEDVSVLKYLRNTDKYLEKYFNISSDFSTNIVISHYPPKGSITGIISGVKVGSQEVMAKVLSNQPKILFHAHSEVQEEYYINNTKVISIGNFSKGYYAKYDSEKGEVKLARVVLP, from the coding sequence ATGAATGGTATAGCAAGAAAGATAATCCTCATAGCGGGATTTCCGTGTAATTTAGATCTTATAAATTTGGTAAATGAGTTCGATGCTGATCTTTTTATTGGATTAGGGGATATTGAGTGCCCTCAGTTTATAAGAAATTTTATAGGCATAATTGGGGATATGGAGGATGTTTCAGTGTTAAAATATTTAAGAAATACTGATAAATATCTCGAAAAGTATTTCAATATCTCCTCAGATTTCTCAACAAATATTGTGATTTCACATTATCCCCCTAAAGGCTCAATCACTGGGATTATAAGTGGTGTTAAAGTTGGTTCTCAAGAGGTTATGGCTAAGGTATTGTCTAATCAACCTAAGATTCTTTTTCATGCTCATTCTGAGGTTCAAGAGGAGTATTATATAAATAACACAAAGGTTATATCTATCGGTAATTTCAGTAAGGGATATTATGCTAAATATGATTCTGAAAAAGGTGAGGTAAAACTGGCTAGAGTTGTCTTGCCATAA